A single Pseudomonas brassicacearum DNA region contains:
- the imuA gene encoding translesion DNA synthesis-associated protein ImuA, with protein MGAVVALDTLFNGGQVWKGRPAPPAASPQPTGHGALDAALPSGGWPEAALTELLIAAPGVGELQLVWPTLARLSAAGERIVLVAPPFVPYPQAWQNAGIDLQQLSVIRADERDALWATEQCLRSGSCGAVLCWPHQADDRALRRLQVAAETGQTLAFAWRSIQEAINPSPAALRIAIDTRPAQLRVLKCRGGLARSAPIAFATLAPQTGH; from the coding sequence ATGGGCGCTGTCGTTGCGCTGGACACGCTGTTCAACGGCGGCCAGGTCTGGAAGGGCCGGCCTGCGCCGCCAGCCGCCAGCCCGCAACCCACCGGCCATGGGGCACTGGACGCGGCGTTGCCCAGTGGTGGCTGGCCGGAAGCGGCGTTGACGGAACTGCTCATCGCCGCGCCGGGCGTGGGTGAGTTGCAACTGGTGTGGCCGACCCTGGCGCGGCTGTCGGCGGCGGGGGAGCGGATCGTGCTGGTGGCACCACCGTTCGTGCCCTATCCCCAGGCCTGGCAGAACGCTGGCATCGACCTGCAACAGTTGTCGGTGATCCGCGCCGATGAACGCGATGCCCTGTGGGCCACCGAACAATGCCTGCGTTCGGGCAGTTGTGGCGCGGTCCTGTGCTGGCCCCACCAGGCGGATGACCGGGCCTTGCGCCGCTTGCAAGTGGCAGCGGAAACCGGCCAGACCCTGGCGTTCGCCTGGCGCTCGATCCAGGAAGCCATCAACCCGTCGCCGGCGGCTCTGCGCATCGCCATCGATACCCGGCCGGCGCAATTGCGCGTGCTCAAGTGTCGGGGCGGGCTGGCCCGTTCGGCGCCGATTGCCTTTGCCACGCTCGCCCCACAAACCGGGCATTGA
- a CDS encoding YdcH family protein: protein MPVSHDLCQDLKCTKDHIQQKRSENPRLDSLLQKYSQLDAEVVEAEKPSTGALSDDALETLKKKRLLVKDEIVDQMQR, encoded by the coding sequence ATGCCGGTGTCCCACGATTTGTGCCAGGATCTCAAATGCACAAAAGACCACATCCAGCAAAAACGCAGCGAGAATCCAAGGCTCGACTCGTTACTTCAAAAATACTCCCAACTTGATGCCGAGGTGGTCGAAGCCGAAAAACCGTCCACCGGCGCGCTGTCCGACGATGCTTTGGAGACGCTCAAGAAGAAGCGATTGCTGGTCAAGGACGAGATCGTGGATCAGATGCAGCGGTAG
- the lexA gene encoding transcriptional repressor LexA, whose amino-acid sequence MYSMTTLTPRRTAILTFIRERIADQGQPPSLAEISEAFGFASRSVARKHVLALTEAGFIEVNPHQARGIRLLNQPPRPELLDVPVLGRVAAGLPIGADAEVHSRLMLDPAIFTKAPDYLLRVQGDSMIEDGILDGDLVGVQRTPQAANGQIVVARLDGEVTIKRFERIGERVRLLPRNPAYQPIIVEADQDLAIEGVFCGLVRQG is encoded by the coding sequence ATGTACTCCATGACGACTCTCACCCCCCGCCGTACCGCCATCCTGACTTTCATCCGCGAACGCATCGCCGATCAGGGCCAGCCTCCCAGCCTCGCTGAAATCAGCGAGGCGTTCGGTTTTGCCTCCCGCAGTGTGGCGCGCAAGCATGTGCTGGCGCTGACCGAAGCCGGTTTCATCGAGGTCAATCCGCACCAGGCCCGGGGCATTCGCTTGCTGAACCAACCACCACGGCCCGAGCTGCTGGACGTGCCGGTGCTGGGGCGAGTGGCCGCCGGGCTGCCGATCGGCGCCGACGCCGAGGTCCACAGCCGACTGATGCTGGACCCGGCGATTTTTACCAAGGCGCCGGATTACCTGCTGCGGGTCCAGGGCGATTCGATGATCGAGGACGGCATTCTCGACGGTGACCTGGTGGGTGTGCAGCGCACGCCGCAGGCCGCCAACGGCCAGATTGTCGTGGCGCGCCTGGACGGCGAAGTCACCATCAAGCGCTTCGAGCGCATCGGCGAGCGGGTGCGCTTGCTGCCGCGCAATCCGGCCTACCAGCCGATCATCGTCGAGGCCGACCAGGACCTGGCGATAGAAGGGGTGTTCTGTGGCTTGGTGAGGCAAGGCTGA
- a CDS encoding LysR family transcriptional regulator, with product MDIDLARTFLEIVRHGSLAAAAEKLHVTQTAITARVQKLESQLGCALFVRNRAGARLTSDGEAFVVYANQLVQTWEAARRDLPLPEGYRNVLHLGGEVSLCNPLMLAWAGELRQKIPGHALRMDIRDGEKLLQQLELGLLDAAVVYQPEYWPRLQVEQLLEEKLILVRLATRPEPYAYIDWSADFRRQHDTALPDKAKAAVAFNLGPLALQYILENGGSGYFRTRVVQSYLDSGILERVPKAPEFNYPTYLVYSRDRDSAALQQAFEVLREIVKTGSDWSQRWDPLT from the coding sequence ATGGACATCGACCTCGCCCGCACCTTCCTGGAAATCGTCCGCCACGGCAGCCTCGCTGCGGCCGCCGAAAAGCTGCACGTGACCCAGACGGCGATCACCGCCCGGGTCCAGAAGCTCGAAAGCCAGCTCGGCTGCGCGCTGTTCGTACGCAACCGTGCCGGCGCGCGCTTGACCAGCGACGGCGAGGCGTTCGTGGTCTACGCCAACCAGCTCGTGCAGACCTGGGAAGCGGCCCGCCGGGACCTGCCACTGCCCGAGGGCTATCGCAACGTCTTGCACCTGGGGGGCGAGGTCAGCCTGTGCAATCCCTTGATGCTCGCCTGGGCCGGCGAGCTGCGCCAGAAAATTCCCGGTCATGCCCTGCGCATGGACATCCGCGACGGCGAGAAACTGCTGCAACAGCTGGAGCTGGGTCTGCTGGACGCGGCGGTGGTGTATCAACCCGAATACTGGCCGCGCCTGCAGGTAGAACAACTGCTGGAAGAAAAACTCATCCTGGTACGCCTGGCCACTCGTCCCGAGCCCTACGCGTACATCGACTGGAGTGCTGATTTCCGTCGCCAACACGACACCGCGCTACCGGACAAGGCCAAGGCCGCCGTGGCCTTCAACCTCGGCCCGCTGGCCCTGCAGTACATCCTGGAAAATGGCGGCAGCGGCTACTTCCGCACCCGGGTCGTGCAGAGCTACCTGGACAGCGGCATCCTGGAACGGGTGCCCAAGGCACCGGAGTTCAACTACCCCACCTATCTGGTCTACTCCCGCGATCGGGATTCAGCGGCGTTGCAGCAAGCGTTCGAGGTATTGCGAGAAATCGTCAAGACCGGCAGCGACTGGTCGCAGCGCTGGGACCCACTGACCTGA
- a CDS encoding error-prone DNA polymerase produces the protein MAAGLVRMSVEYAELHCLSNFSFQRGASSALELCRRARQQGYQALAITDECTLAGIVRAWQAARELELQLIIGSEIQVENGPKLVLLVENLQGYQALCRLITRARRRSEKGHYRIVREDFDQPLPGLLALWIAEGKDAEEHGRWLRSIFAGCLWLTVQLHCAQDDRRRLADSLALAERLDLPAVASGDVHMHVRGRRALQDTMTAIRHHVPVAEAGQRLHPNGERHLRSRKALADLYPRALLDETLNIARRCTFDLGQLRYQYPRELVPEGHDPASWLRELTERGMRERWKDGVTDKVRAQIDKELSLIAELGYDSYFLTVQDIVSFARSRHILCQGRGSAANSAVCYALGITEIDPSLTNLLFERFLSRERNEPPDIDVDFEHERREEVLQYVFQRYGRHRAALTAVVSSYHGAGAVRDVAKALGLPTDQVNALADCCGRWSDEAPPVERLREGGFDPDSPVLRRVLGLTQQLIGFPRHLSQHPGGFVICEQPLDTLVPVENAAMAERTIIQWDKDDLDAVGLLKVDILALGMLSAIRRCFDLIEHYRGQRYALASLPQEDPATYEMISRADTIGVFQIESRAQMSMLPRLRPQTFYDLVIEVAIVRPGPIQGGMVHPYLRRRNKEEAVTYPSEALEEVLNRTLGVPLFQEQVMQIAIVAADYTPGEADQLRRSMAAWKRHGGLEPHRERLAQGMKKNGYTAEFAAQIFEQIKGFGNYGFPESHAASFALLTYASSWLKCHEPAAFACALINSWPMGFYSPDQILQDARRHQLSIRPVDVRASDWDCSLEPMEGRQPAIRMGLRMVKGFREEDARRIEAARQHRPFSDVADLGERAQLDARAQAQLADAGALQGLAGDRHRARWEVAGVQKQLGLFAGLPSQEEPPVALPKPTLGENLFADYATLGTTLGPHPLALLRPELRARRCRSSRELQAVEHGRNVSVAGLVTGRQRPGTASGVTFVTLEDEFGNLNVVVWRDLAERQRKTLVGSQLLRVDGRWESVGEVRHLIAGRLSDLTELLAGIQVHSRDFR, from the coding sequence GTGGCTGCAGGGCTGGTTCGCATGAGCGTTGAGTATGCCGAGCTGCATTGCCTGTCGAACTTCAGCTTCCAGCGCGGAGCCTCCAGTGCCCTGGAGCTGTGCCGTCGCGCCAGACAGCAGGGCTATCAGGCCCTGGCGATCACCGACGAATGCACTTTGGCCGGAATCGTCCGGGCCTGGCAGGCGGCCAGGGAGCTGGAGCTGCAACTGATCATCGGCAGCGAAATCCAGGTCGAAAACGGCCCGAAGCTGGTGTTGCTGGTGGAAAACCTGCAGGGCTATCAAGCCTTGTGCCGGCTGATCACCCGCGCCCGGCGTCGCAGCGAGAAGGGTCACTATCGCATCGTGCGAGAGGACTTCGACCAGCCCTTGCCGGGGCTGCTGGCGTTGTGGATAGCCGAGGGCAAAGACGCCGAGGAGCACGGCCGTTGGCTCCGGTCGATCTTTGCCGGGTGCCTATGGCTGACGGTCCAGTTGCATTGCGCACAGGACGACCGCCGCCGGTTGGCAGACTCGTTGGCGCTGGCCGAGCGCTTGGATCTTCCAGCCGTGGCCAGTGGTGATGTGCACATGCACGTGCGCGGCCGTCGTGCCTTGCAGGACACCATGACCGCCATCCGTCACCACGTCCCGGTGGCCGAGGCCGGCCAGCGCCTGCACCCCAACGGCGAGCGTCACTTGCGCAGCCGCAAGGCTCTGGCCGATCTCTACCCGCGGGCCTTGCTCGACGAAACCCTGAACATCGCCCGGCGTTGCACCTTCGACTTGGGTCAACTGCGCTATCAATACCCCCGCGAGTTGGTGCCCGAGGGGCATGATCCGGCGTCCTGGCTGCGGGAACTGACCGAGCGCGGCATGCGCGAGCGGTGGAAGGATGGCGTGACAGACAAAGTGCGGGCACAGATCGACAAGGAGCTGAGCCTGATCGCCGAGCTGGGTTATGACAGCTATTTCCTCACCGTACAGGACATCGTCAGCTTCGCCCGCAGCCGCCATATCCTTTGCCAGGGGCGTGGTTCGGCGGCCAACTCGGCGGTGTGCTACGCCCTGGGTATCACCGAGATCGATCCCAGCCTTACCAACCTGTTGTTCGAACGCTTCCTGTCCCGGGAGCGCAACGAGCCGCCGGACATCGACGTCGATTTCGAACATGAGCGTCGCGAGGAAGTGCTGCAGTACGTGTTCCAGCGCTACGGTCGTCATCGAGCGGCGTTGACGGCGGTGGTCAGCAGTTACCACGGCGCCGGGGCGGTGCGCGATGTGGCCAAGGCCCTGGGCTTGCCGACGGATCAGGTCAACGCCCTGGCCGATTGCTGTGGCCGCTGGAGCGACGAGGCGCCGCCAGTGGAGCGCTTGCGTGAAGGCGGCTTCGACCCGGACAGCCCGGTGTTGCGCCGAGTGCTGGGCCTGACCCAGCAACTGATCGGTTTTCCCCGGCATTTGTCCCAGCACCCTGGCGGCTTCGTGATTTGCGAGCAGCCCCTGGACACCCTGGTGCCGGTGGAAAACGCCGCCATGGCCGAACGCACCATCATCCAGTGGGACAAGGACGACCTGGACGCGGTCGGGTTGCTCAAGGTGGACATCCTGGCCCTGGGCATGCTCAGTGCGATTCGTCGCTGTTTCGACCTGATCGAGCACTACCGGGGGCAGCGCTATGCCTTGGCGTCGTTGCCCCAGGAGGATCCGGCGACCTACGAGATGATCAGTCGCGCCGACACCATCGGTGTGTTCCAGATCGAGTCCCGGGCGCAGATGTCGATGTTGCCTCGGCTGAGACCCCAGACGTTCTACGATTTGGTCATCGAAGTGGCGATCGTGCGGCCCGGGCCGATCCAGGGGGGGATGGTGCATCCATACCTGCGGCGCAGAAACAAAGAAGAGGCGGTGACTTATCCCTCTGAAGCGCTGGAAGAAGTGCTCAACCGCACCCTGGGTGTCCCCTTGTTCCAGGAGCAGGTCATGCAGATCGCCATTGTCGCGGCCGATTACACCCCAGGTGAAGCCGACCAGTTGCGTCGCTCCATGGCTGCCTGGAAACGTCACGGTGGGTTGGAGCCCCATCGGGAACGCCTGGCGCAGGGGATGAAGAAAAACGGCTATACCGCTGAATTCGCCGCGCAAATCTTCGAACAGATCAAAGGCTTCGGCAATTACGGTTTTCCCGAATCCCACGCCGCCAGTTTCGCCTTGCTGACCTACGCCAGCAGTTGGCTCAAATGCCACGAACCGGCGGCGTTCGCCTGTGCCTTGATCAACAGTTGGCCCATGGGGTTCTACAGTCCGGACCAGATCCTCCAGGATGCCCGCCGGCATCAACTGTCGATCCGCCCGGTGGACGTGCGCGCCAGCGATTGGGATTGCAGTCTCGAACCCATGGAGGGCCGACAACCAGCGATCCGCATGGGGCTGCGCATGGTCAAGGGTTTTCGCGAAGAGGATGCCCGTCGTATCGAAGCGGCCCGCCAGCATCGGCCCTTCAGCGACGTGGCCGACTTGGGCGAGCGCGCGCAGCTCGATGCCCGGGCCCAGGCGCAACTGGCCGACGCGGGCGCCTTGCAGGGCTTGGCCGGTGATCGTCATCGTGCCCGCTGGGAAGTGGCCGGGGTGCAGAAGCAACTGGGTTTGTTCGCCGGTTTGCCCAGCCAGGAGGAACCCCCCGTGGCCCTGCCAAAACCCACGCTGGGGGAAAACCTGTTTGCCGATTACGCTACGCTCGGCACGACACTGGGCCCTCATCCGCTGGCCCTGTTGCGCCCCGAACTGCGCGCCCGGCGCTGCCGCAGCTCACGGGAGCTGCAGGCGGTGGAGCATGGCCGCAACGTCAGCGTCGCCGGCCTTGTCACCGGCCGCCAACGCCCGGGCACGGCCAGCGGTGTGACCTTCGTCACCCTGGAAGATGAATTCGGCAACCTCAACGTGGTGGTCTGGCGCGACTTGGCCGAGCGCCAGCGCAAGACCTTGGTAGGCTCGCAATTGCTCAGGGTCGACGGGCGCTGGGAAAGCGTCGGCGAGGTCCGCCACTTGATCGCCGGGCGCCTGAGCGACCTGACCGAGTTGTTGGCGGGTATCCAGGTGCATAGCCGTGATTTCCGCTAG
- a CDS encoding DUF4142 domain-containing protein has protein sequence MDRSTLRQLGLAVALSSSMGMAWAATSNDFVDNAAAGGIAEIETSKLALEKSQSADIKEFANKMIADHTKANEELKALAQKHDIEVPDDTTLVKQAKEKILDMRDESFDAAYADNQVKAHEETIALFKKEAETVTDDKKAGNTELKAFAQKMLPDLQQHLEAAKKLQAAHPSK, from the coding sequence ATGGACAGATCTACCCTGCGTCAACTCGGCCTGGCAGTTGCCTTGAGTAGCAGCATGGGCATGGCATGGGCCGCGACTTCCAACGACTTTGTCGACAACGCGGCGGCCGGTGGCATTGCAGAAATCGAGACCAGCAAACTGGCCTTGGAAAAAAGCCAATCGGCGGACATCAAGGAATTCGCCAACAAGATGATCGCCGACCACACCAAGGCCAACGAAGAGCTGAAAGCCCTGGCGCAAAAACATGACATCGAAGTACCCGACGACACCACGCTGGTGAAGCAGGCCAAGGAGAAAATTCTCGACATGCGCGACGAATCCTTCGATGCAGCCTACGCCGACAACCAGGTCAAGGCCCACGAAGAAACCATCGCCCTGTTCAAGAAAGAAGCCGAGACCGTCACCGACGACAAGAAGGCTGGCAATACCGAACTCAAGGCGTTCGCCCAGAAGATGCTGCCAGACCTGCAACAGCACCTGGAAGCCGCCAAGAAACTTCAGGCTGCGCATCCAAGCAAGTAG
- a CDS encoding Y-family DNA polymerase codes for MRWVCILFPQLALDAALRQRPDPDQPLALLTGPAQRRVLQAVNAPARALGLRPGQTMTAAQALSKGFATAEYDVAQIEHWQQFLAAWAYRFSSQVSLHYPRTLLFEIESSLGLFGPWPVFEARLRAELTELGFRHRIVAAPNPVAARVLANAYDALVVPDAETLQQCLGDMPVERIGLEPEVATALSRMGLRRLSQVQALPRQTLARRFEAQVLKHLDALTGSRTLALSFYLPPDRFDVRIELNYDVQSHQALLFPLRRLTGDLSAFLCGRDSGVQRFDLHLEHAGLPDTLIKVGLLSAERDPAMLFELARGRLEQVQVAAPVRGFRLCAEDLPSFVPQRLELFDERPQQSLPWEQLRERLRARLGDDAVQGLGFRDDHRPECAWQMTAQPRPQACPVRAGVQRPGWLLNEAQVLPDSQARILMGPERIETGWWDGADVRRDYYLVETRNGQRGWAYRPVGEGGPLWLQGWFA; via the coding sequence ATGCGCTGGGTCTGTATTCTCTTCCCGCAATTGGCGCTGGACGCCGCGCTGCGTCAGCGCCCCGATCCCGACCAGCCCCTGGCATTGCTGACCGGTCCGGCCCAGCGTCGGGTGCTGCAAGCGGTGAATGCGCCGGCACGGGCCCTGGGCTTGCGTCCCGGCCAGACCATGACCGCCGCCCAGGCCTTGAGCAAAGGCTTTGCCACCGCCGAATACGACGTGGCGCAAATCGAACACTGGCAACAGTTCCTGGCAGCCTGGGCCTACCGTTTCAGCTCCCAGGTCAGTTTGCATTACCCGCGTACACTGCTGTTCGAGATCGAGTCGAGCCTGGGCCTGTTCGGACCCTGGCCGGTGTTCGAGGCGCGCTTGCGGGCCGAGCTGACCGAGCTGGGCTTTCGTCATCGCATCGTCGCAGCCCCCAATCCGGTGGCGGCGCGGGTGTTGGCCAATGCCTATGACGCCCTGGTGGTGCCCGACGCCGAGACCTTGCAACAATGCCTGGGAGACATGCCCGTGGAGCGGATCGGCCTGGAACCCGAGGTCGCCACGGCGCTGTCGCGCATGGGCCTGCGCCGCCTGAGCCAGGTCCAGGCCTTGCCCCGGCAGACCCTGGCACGGCGTTTCGAGGCCCAGGTGCTCAAGCACCTCGACGCGTTGACGGGCAGTCGCACCCTGGCGCTGTCGTTCTACCTGCCGCCAGACCGTTTCGATGTGCGCATCGAACTCAACTATGACGTGCAATCCCATCAGGCGCTGCTGTTCCCATTGCGCCGCTTGACCGGTGACCTGTCGGCCTTCCTGTGCGGACGCGACAGCGGCGTGCAGCGCTTCGACCTGCACCTGGAGCACGCCGGTTTGCCGGACACGCTGATCAAGGTCGGCCTGCTCAGCGCCGAACGGGATCCTGCGATGCTTTTCGAACTGGCCCGCGGTCGCTTGGAGCAGGTGCAGGTCGCGGCCCCGGTACGGGGTTTTCGCTTGTGTGCCGAGGACCTGCCGAGTTTCGTGCCCCAGCGCCTGGAGCTGTTCGACGAGCGCCCACAACAGTCTTTGCCCTGGGAGCAACTGCGCGAACGGCTGCGGGCGCGGTTGGGGGATGACGCGGTGCAGGGCCTGGGGTTTCGCGATGACCATCGACCTGAATGCGCCTGGCAAATGACGGCCCAACCCCGGCCCCAGGCCTGTCCGGTGCGCGCTGGCGTGCAACGTCCCGGCTGGCTGCTGAATGAGGCCCAGGTGCTGCCGGACAGCCAGGCGCGAATCCTCATGGGCCCGGAACGCATCGAGACTGGCTGGTGGGACGGTGCCGATGTACGCCGCGACTACTACCTGGTCGAAACCCGCAACGGACAACGAGGCTGGGCCTATCGACCGGTGGGCGAGGGCGGGCCGCTGTGGCTGCAGGGCTGGTTCGCATGA
- a CDS encoding PAS domain-containing sensor histidine kinase: protein MQFLSQNHGCPGWGGEMAGRIRAFDWSRTELGAIEHWSASLRSAVQLLLASPLPMVMLWGRQGFMIYNDAYAEFAGGRHPYLLGCAVELGWPEVAEFNRHVLDVCLAGGTLSYRSKELVLLRDGKPEDVWMDLYYSPVPDDDQSPAGVLAIVVETTEHVLTERARQEAERSYRAVNERIQLALSAGPLLGSFVWDIQADTLSGDERFARTFNYPPDCSLDALPMEIARQRIHADDLEEVNQRVELTLRTGIPYSAEYRVRGVGGDYLWVLASGRCEFDATGKPLRFPGVLIDINERKTAEASLLKFTRDLEQRVADEVQARLAAEEQLRQSQKLEAIGGLTGGVAHDFNNLLQVIAGNLHLLARHEPDNANVQRRVSASIEAVERGAKLSSQLLAFARRQPLSPAVYNPRRIYDGMGELLQRALGETIQIEMSLPQEPWCIHVDRNQLENALLNLAINARDAMGGEGIIRLIGENIALDEAFCAGKGISAGDYVRLSVIDRGAGMPPDILKQVFEPFFTTKTDGQGTGLGLSMVFGFVKQSGGHIEISSDLGEGTRVRMYFPRSLAPEAGETKQHDVLQSGRQETILVVEDNEEVRSASVELLEQSGYRTLTAANGDEAMKLLMEGISVDLIFTDVVMPGLIKSSDLAAWAKVQKPPVPVLFTSGHTRDIISRNHQLSPDTHLLSKPYGPDALTRMVRNVLGG from the coding sequence ATGCAGTTTCTATCCCAAAATCACGGGTGCCCTGGATGGGGCGGTGAAATGGCCGGGCGTATCCGGGCGTTCGATTGGAGCAGGACCGAGTTGGGCGCCATCGAGCACTGGTCCGCCAGCCTGCGCAGCGCCGTCCAATTGTTGCTGGCTTCGCCCCTGCCGATGGTGATGTTGTGGGGCCGTCAGGGCTTCATGATCTACAACGATGCCTATGCCGAGTTCGCTGGTGGCCGCCATCCTTACCTGCTGGGGTGCGCGGTGGAGTTGGGCTGGCCGGAGGTCGCCGAGTTCAATCGACATGTGCTGGACGTCTGCCTGGCCGGTGGCACCTTGTCCTACCGCAGCAAAGAGCTGGTCCTGCTGCGCGATGGCAAGCCTGAAGATGTGTGGATGGACCTCTATTACAGCCCGGTGCCCGATGACGACCAGTCCCCGGCGGGCGTGTTGGCGATTGTGGTGGAAACCACCGAGCACGTGTTGACCGAGCGCGCCCGGCAAGAGGCCGAACGCAGTTACCGAGCCGTCAATGAACGCATCCAGTTGGCCCTCTCGGCCGGACCGTTGCTGGGGTCGTTCGTCTGGGACATCCAGGCCGACACGCTGTCGGGCGATGAGCGTTTCGCCCGTACCTTCAACTACCCGCCAGACTGTTCGCTGGACGCACTGCCCATGGAAATTGCCCGCCAGCGCATCCACGCCGATGACCTCGAAGAGGTCAACCAGCGGGTCGAACTGACCTTGCGCACGGGCATCCCCTACAGCGCTGAATATCGGGTACGCGGCGTGGGCGGTGATTACCTGTGGGTGCTGGCCAGCGGTCGCTGCGAATTCGATGCCACGGGCAAGCCCCTGCGTTTTCCAGGTGTGCTGATTGACATCAATGAACGCAAGACAGCCGAAGCGTCGCTGCTCAAATTCACCCGCGACCTGGAACAGCGAGTCGCCGACGAGGTGCAGGCGCGGCTGGCAGCGGAAGAGCAGTTGCGTCAGTCGCAAAAGCTCGAGGCCATTGGCGGTCTCACTGGCGGCGTGGCCCATGACTTCAACAACTTGCTGCAAGTGATTGCCGGCAACCTGCACTTGCTGGCTCGCCACGAGCCGGATAACGCCAACGTGCAGCGGCGGGTCAGTGCCTCCATCGAAGCCGTGGAGCGGGGCGCCAAGTTGTCATCGCAATTGCTGGCTTTTGCCCGGCGCCAGCCATTGTCACCGGCGGTCTACAACCCGCGACGCATCTACGATGGCATGGGTGAACTGCTGCAACGGGCCTTGGGCGAAACCATCCAGATTGAAATGAGCCTGCCCCAGGAGCCCTGGTGCATCCACGTCGATCGCAATCAATTGGAAAACGCCCTGTTGAACCTGGCGATCAATGCTCGCGATGCCATGGGCGGCGAGGGCATCATCCGCCTGATCGGGGAGAACATCGCGCTCGATGAAGCGTTCTGTGCCGGCAAGGGGATCTCGGCCGGCGACTATGTCCGGCTGTCGGTGATCGACCGCGGTGCCGGCATGCCGCCCGACATCCTGAAGCAGGTGTTCGAACCGTTTTTCACCACCAAGACCGATGGCCAGGGCACCGGGCTTGGACTGAGCATGGTGTTCGGGTTCGTCAAGCAGAGTGGCGGCCATATCGAGATCTCCAGTGACTTGGGCGAGGGCACGCGAGTACGGATGTATTTCCCTCGAAGCCTTGCGCCCGAAGCGGGGGAAACCAAGCAACACGACGTGCTTCAGTCCGGCAGGCAAGAGACGATTTTGGTGGTGGAGGACAACGAAGAGGTGCGCAGCGCGTCGGTGGAACTGCTGGAGCAGTCCGGTTATCGGACCCTCACGGCCGCCAACGGCGATGAGGCGATGAAGTTGCTAATGGAAGGCATCTCGGTCGACCTGATCTTCACCGACGTGGTCATGCCCGGTCTGATCAAGAGCTCCGACCTGGCCGCCTGGGCCAAGGTGCAGAAACCGCCGGTCCCGGTGCTGTTCACCTCGGGGCATACCCGGGACATCATCTCCCGCAACCATCAACTGAGCCCCGATACCCATTTGTTGAGCAAACCCTACGGCCCGGACGCGCTGACCCGGATGGTGAGGAACGTGCTCGGTGGCTGA